The genomic segment TCTACATCGGCCTCGTCCGCCTGCACGTCCTGCATCATGCCGCGAAGGAGTCGGTTTTCGGCCAAGGCATGATCGAAGAACTTGGCCGGCACGGCTATCGGCTTGGGCCAGGAACCATCTATCCGCTGCTGCACAGCATGGAGCGGCGCGGCTGGTTGAGAGCCCAGCTTGTCGTGGTCGCGGGGAGAAGAAGAAAATCCTACGTTGCCACTCACGCTGGCAAAGCCGCATTGACCGAGGCGATTGCCCGGGTCGAAGAGCTGGTCCACGAGGTCGCGAAAAGTGATGGGGAAGCGCACACGTAAGAGCGCGGTCTCGCCAGCACAGCGCTCCGACCAATTACACGTGGCGCATAAATCGTGTGAAGAACGAAAGGCGGGATTGGGTTTCCAATGGATGAGGCAATGTGGTAAACAGTTTGTCTATTGGTATGAATTGCCGGCAGATTCCCTGTAGGCACGTTTCGATGAGCACGAACGGAGATACACTCTCGCGATGAAGTCTCACGCATTGGCAGCAGCACTGGCGATTTCGCTTCTGTATGCAGGCACAGGCGCGGCATTGGCGCAAGCTCCAAATGAGGAGCAGATGCAGCAGTACGCGCAGGCCGGACAGAGAGCTCTGGCATCCGGGAAGTACGATGAAGCGCGGGAGAACCTGGAGCAGGCGCTGAAGCTGAATCCAAATATTGCGGAGCTGCATGCGATGCTCGCGGCGGTCTACTTTAAGCAGAGGGCGTATGCGTCCGCGGTGCAGGAGATTCGCACGGCGCAGAAGCAGAAGCCTGGCCTGCCAAGGCTCGATAGCCTGCTCGGGTTGTCCCTTTCTGAAATGGGCGATTTCAGGGAAGCCCTGCCTCACCTGGAGAAGTGGTTCAGGCAATCAAAGGAACCTGACGTGCGGCGAATGTGTGGGCTGCAATTGTTGCGGGCGTACGACCGATTGGGGCGCGACTCCGAGACGGTGGAAACCGCGCTGCAACTGAACAAACTGTATCCCGACGACCCCGAGGTGCTTTATCACACGGGCCGCGTTTATGGTAACCAGGCGTACGTGGTGATGGAGAAGTTGCACGACTCTGCCCCGAATTCGATCTGGATGCTCCAGGCGCAGGGCGAAGCGAACGAAGCCAACAAAGATCCGGAATCGGCGATCATCGCATTCAATCACGTGCTGAAGATAGATCCGCGACGTCCGGGGATGCATTACAGGATCGGGCGGGTTTATTTGCGGCGGTATAACGAAGCGCGCCGTCCTGAGGATCGCGAGCAAGCCGAACGGGAGTTCAATGCGGAGCTTGAGATTGATCCGAATAATGGAAATGCGGCTTACGAACTAGCCCAGATGGCGGCGGATGATAACAAACTTGAGGAAGCGAAGACGCGATTCGAGCAGGTTGTGCAGCGCTTCCCCGATTTTGAACAGGCTCTCGTGGGTCTCGGCGGCGTGTACCTGCAGGCGCAGAATTCGGCACAGGCTGTGCAGCCGTTGAAGCAGGCGACCAAACTGGATCCCTCTGACGAAGTAGCGTGGTACCGGCTCGCGCAGGCGGAACGCGGCGCCGGGAATCGCGAAGGTGCGCAGATGGCCATGCAGACGTTTCGCAAGCTTCATGACTCGAGCAGCGCTGCGCATAAACCGCCGGCTCTCGACAGCGTAACGGCGCAAGAGCTGCGTTCTGATCCGCAACAGCAGCCATAGACAGGAGGACAGTTTGTCACGCTACGCATTTCTTCTTCGACTGAAGCCGGGGACCGGGCCAGATTACGATAAGGCGCACACTGCAGTGTGGCCCGAGTTGTTGACGGTACTCAAGGACGCGGGAATCTCCGATTATTCGATCTTTCGGCGCGACGAACTGTTGGTGCTGACCATGCGAATTGAAGGCGATTTTGAGGCCGCGTGGAAACGCATTAGTGAGGCGGAAGTAAACGCGCGCTGGCAAAACGCGATGGCGGAATACTTTGCACCGCAGCAGGAAACTCGGCCAGACGAGCGGTTTCCGATGATGCAGGAAGTGTTCTATTTGCCGTGAACGCTTCAGCACACCTGCACAAAGGGAATCTGCAGCAGGCTGGCCAGCTTGTTCAGCTTTCCGGCGATGTGGCCAACGCCAACCGCGCAGTGATGTGCAGGACCGTGAGCATTCCAGGCTTCAACGAAGCCACGCGCACCGAGCGGAAAGCGGTAGTGACTGTTGGTGTTGCCGATGCGGAGGATTTCGCCGGGAACGCTCTCGCCATGGGCGGCAAGCAGTTTGAATCCGCGTGCGGGATCTTCGACTATGGAAAGCAAAGTGACCGGGCCGTGCTTCACTGACATCTCCACGCCCAAGCCCTTTCCAACTTTACCGTGGTAGACAGACAACGGGCGGACTTTGATTCCGCCTTCAGCAATCGCGATGTGGCCGGGGCCATCGTGGCCCATGAGCACATGATCGGCTTTTAGATCGAGTGCGTAGTACTCGGTGAAGGAACCGCCCGCGCCGAAGCTACCCATGATTTTCATCGCAAGCGCATTCTTGACCTCATACTCTCCCGCCACCGGAATTCCGCGCGCGGTGAGAAGCGAGGTGCCGACAATGATCGAGCTCATGGTGTCTTCGTTCGCCGGAATGCCCGTGCCCTTGTAGTAATACGCGAGAGACTGCAGGTCGTGTTCGGCGACGAAGCGATCAAGAGCAACGGATGTGCGCGCGGCGCGAGCGAGTTCTTCCGCAGAGCAGTCCGGCTGCACCTCGAAATGGCTATGAAATTGGCTGATGCGTTGGCTGATCTCCGCATCGTTAACGGCTTTGCATATCGCACTCAGCTGATCGACTTCAATGTGTTCAATGTGGGTTCCGAAAGTGATAGCGACCTGCGTGAGATCTGTCTGGATATCGAGCATGCCGCTGTAATAGTGGCCCATCAGTCCTAGACGATTGTTCTGGAGTACCTGCCTTACGCGGGCCGCATCGATCCACTCGCCAATCTCGGCTTCTACGGATTCATCGCCCAGGACGCCCGTGATCTGATGAAACGGGATGCCGGCGCGCCGGAATACGTTCGCGATTTCGGGCACGGGACAGGCAGAACAGAAGGCGAGCCACTCGGCAGTCATCGCGGTGCGATCGGGCAATCGATTGAAAGATTCGTAATCGATGGCATCGGCGGGCTGAAGGTTCAGGACCAGGACGGGTACCTGCGCTCGCTGAACCAGGGGCAGCACTGTCGTGGAGAGCGCGTAGGTGGTGACATAGATGATCAGGAGGTCCACATCGGCAGTACGGCAAATGCGGCCGGCTTCGCGGCCTCGCTGAGGACTGTCAATGAGCCCGAGGTTCTCGACGACGGCCCCGAATCCACTGACCTTGTCCGCTACTATGCGTACGCAACCTTCAAGGCGGTCGCGCAGGCCGACGAACTGTGGCCAGTACGCATCGAGCCCTATGCCGCAGAGCGCAACACGCAGAGAAGTGTCATTCATCGGGCTCTCCGTTCGCGAGATGGAATCACTTGAGGCTCAGGATTGAGACGGCGAATGGCGCGAGTTTGAGCTCATCTCCATTCACGGTTCCAACCCGCGGAGGTTCGTCTCCTGATTCTTCATCGACGGTCAGCGTCGACGCATTCTGTAGTTCGGCAGCAACCTTGATGGTCTTCTCTGCATTGGTGCGGTTGACGAGAAGGACTTTTCGTCCCTGGGGAGTGTTGAATCCCTGGATAGAGACGTCGGAGGGCTGAGCCTTGCCTCCCGTTTCCACCAGCTTATCTCCAGGATGGAAGTTGTCTTTGATCATCTTCAGCACCCAATAGCGAGCGTTCGGCTTGCCGGTGTTGTAGTTCATCATTGAAACGCTCGGGAACTGAGATGGATAGCCGACGAGTTGCGACTCGCCGATAACGTCA from the Occallatibacter riparius genome contains:
- a CDS encoding tetratricopeptide repeat protein, whose amino-acid sequence is MKSHALAAALAISLLYAGTGAALAQAPNEEQMQQYAQAGQRALASGKYDEARENLEQALKLNPNIAELHAMLAAVYFKQRAYASAVQEIRTAQKQKPGLPRLDSLLGLSLSEMGDFREALPHLEKWFRQSKEPDVRRMCGLQLLRAYDRLGRDSETVETALQLNKLYPDDPEVLYHTGRVYGNQAYVVMEKLHDSAPNSIWMLQAQGEANEANKDPESAIIAFNHVLKIDPRRPGMHYRIGRVYLRRYNEARRPEDREQAEREFNAELEIDPNNGNAAYELAQMAADDNKLEEAKTRFEQVVQRFPDFEQALVGLGGVYLQAQNSAQAVQPLKQATKLDPSDEVAWYRLAQAERGAGNREGAQMAMQTFRKLHDSSSAAHKPPALDSVTAQELRSDPQQQP
- a CDS encoding L-arabinose isomerase family protein, with the protein product MNDTSLRVALCGIGLDAYWPQFVGLRDRLEGCVRIVADKVSGFGAVVENLGLIDSPQRGREAGRICRTADVDLLIIYVTTYALSTTVLPLVQRAQVPVLVLNLQPADAIDYESFNRLPDRTAMTAEWLAFCSACPVPEIANVFRRAGIPFHQITGVLGDESVEAEIGEWIDAARVRQVLQNNRLGLMGHYYSGMLDIQTDLTQVAITFGTHIEHIEVDQLSAICKAVNDAEISQRISQFHSHFEVQPDCSAEELARAARTSVALDRFVAEHDLQSLAYYYKGTGIPANEDTMSSIIVGTSLLTARGIPVAGEYEVKNALAMKIMGSFGAGGSFTEYYALDLKADHVLMGHDGPGHIAIAEGGIKVRPLSVYHGKVGKGLGVEMSVKHGPVTLLSIVEDPARGFKLLAAHGESVPGEILRIGNTNSHYRFPLGARGFVEAWNAHGPAHHCAVGVGHIAGKLNKLASLLQIPFVQVC
- a CDS encoding PadR family transcriptional regulator: MAKRSSAKYQDLYIGLVRLHVLHHAAKESVFGQGMIEELGRHGYRLGPGTIYPLLHSMERRGWLRAQLVVVAGRRRKSYVATHAGKAALTEAIARVEELVHEVAKSDGEAHT
- a CDS encoding L-rhamnose mutarotase; this translates as MSRYAFLLRLKPGTGPDYDKAHTAVWPELLTVLKDAGISDYSIFRRDELLVLTMRIEGDFEAAWKRISEAEVNARWQNAMAEYFAPQQETRPDERFPMMQEVFYLP